The Natrinema saccharevitans genome includes the window AGCCGGAGGGCGGTCCTGAGCGCCTCTGCAGGGTCGATTTCGGGGCCGTCGCCGGTTCCGGTCCGGAGCGCCTGCACGTCGCGGCCAACCGACTGTAACGTCTCGACCGGCAGTTCCGGCGTGTCCTCTATCAGGACCGTCCGCGTTGCTGGCGGGAGTTCGTACAGCAGCGTTCCGAGCAGCGTCGTCTTCCCGGACCCTCTCGTCCCGGCGATCAGGGCGGCGGCGTTTCGCTCGACGACCACCGAGAGCAGCGCCGCGGCCGCCGCCGGCATCGTTCCGTTCGCGACCAGCGCGGGCAGGGTGAACCGCTCGTCCGGCCGCTCCCGGAACGCGAACGCGATCCCGTCGGCAACCGGTTCGGTGACGCCGGCGACCCGGATCCCGGTCCCGTTCTCGAGCGCGGCCGTCGCGTCGACGGTCGGGCTCGCCCGGGAGAAGGCCCGACCGCTGGTGCGCCGAACCCGGGAGGCAAGCGCCTGTACCCCCGCCCGAGTGAGCGAGACGTTCGTCGGCATCGATTCCCCGTCGACGACGACGCGGATCGGGTTCGCCGAGACCGGCGAGGTCACGAAGACGTCGGTCACGCGCGGGTCCGCGAACAGGTCCTCGAGGATCCCGTAGCCGGCCGTATGCTTCGTGAGAACGTTCGCAAGCTTGGTGTTGGCCGGCTCCCCGTTCGCGTGTTCGATGGCCCGCGACCCCGCCCGGTCCCCCTCGACGACTCCCTCGGCGATCGCCTCGTACCCCGCGAGGAGGAGCCGCCTATCGCTATTCGAGAGGGTCGTATCGACGACCTCGAGAGCGTACCGCGGCGTCTCGTCGGGTCGGTCGTAGATCCGCGCCTCACTGCCGGTCGGCAGCGAGCGCGCGTCGACGAGCCGTGCCCCCTCGTCGATCGACCGATCGACGAAGTACTGCCCGATCGTGAGTCCGACGGTCGCGGTCAGGGTCGACTCGTAGCTCTCGGCGCGCTCGGCGGCCGCCACGAGGCCCGATTCGACGCCGATATCGGCGATCGGTCCGACTCGGGTCCGCAACTCCTCGCCGACGGCGAGCGGGTCCCGAGCGGCGGCCGACGCCAGCCGATCGGCGCGATCGCCCAGCAGCGCGACGAACCGGCCGGCCGAGCCCAGCAGGGCCACGCCGCGGTCGTCGTACCGCCGCTCGAGGCCGTTCGATCGCACGACGATCGCGTTCGCTTCGCTATCGGTGAGCGCCTCGATTGCGGTCCGGCGACAGGGGACGGCGGACTCGAGGCGGCCGTGACAGTCGCTCGCGTCGATCCGGAGCGTCTCCCCTTCGCTGGCCGTCCGACACGTACACTGGGCGGCCGGCTCGTCGCCCCAGCTATCGAAGCGGCCCCCGAGGTCGAGCAGTGTGCCGTCGACGCGATCGACGACCGAGCGGAGCCGTCCGGGTGGGTTCTGCAACATACCGACGCTGGCTGCGGCATCCGATTTAAACTCACAGCCGGCTCGCGACGACGACCGGGTCGCCGTCCGCGTCGGTTCGAAGCGTCAACGCGACCCTGATCTCGCCACGGCCACGGACCTCGAGCGGGGCGGTGCCGTCGGGATCGTTCCCGACGATCCGTTCGTCGATCACCGTTTCACGGGTCCGTCCATCCGCGAGTGCATATCGAACGACGGTGGCGCGTTGGTCGGCCCGCGGGACGATCCGAACGTGGTCGACGGAGACGGTCGTAAGCGAGTCACGCTGGAGCGGCAACTCGACGACGCGCCGGGGATTCGGGTGACCGTCGGGCGAGGGCTCCTCGGTTTCGACGAGATCGGTCGCGGCGTCGTCGATCGACGCGATTCCCGTCTCGACCTGCCGGTGCGTGTTCAGCGTCGCACCCCGATCGATCGCCGGCGCGGCGAGCACGGCGAGCGCGACCGTCAGGACGGCGGCGACGACGTAACGGTTCACGGGAGTCTGTCCCGGATCGAGCCGAGGAGGCCGCCCCCCTCGTCGGCCCCGTCCGCGGCCGCTGTGCCGTCCGCCTCGTCGTCCGACGGCGAGCCGTCGCTCGAGCGGTCGTCCGTCACCGGTTCCGATGATGACCGATCGTCGGCGTCCGAACCGGACCCGACCGGGGTCGCTCGAGCCCCGTCGTCGGCCGGCGACACGATCGCCTCGACGGTCCGTTCGACGTCGTGACGCTCACCGCTTTCCCCGGCCGCGTCCGTGGACGCGGCGGACGATCTCCCCTCGCCCGCATCACGTTCGGCCCGCTCCTCGACCGTTTCCGTCGCCACCGCTCGTTCGCGCGTCCCCTCGTCTCCCGGCTCGACGCCGGGGCGTGGATCTGTCCGATCGCGGGTCCCCTCGAGAGTTTGTTCGAGGCCATCGATGCGATACTCGAGCCGGTCGACCGCCGCCACGGCCGCGTTGGCCCGCCGTTCGACCGCCACGTCTGCCGCGTCGCCGCCGCCGACGGCTCCCTCGAGCGCGTCGACCCGTCCCTCGAGGTCGGCGAGCCGACGGTCGTGTGCCTCGAGGCGTTCGACGGCCGTTTCGAGATCCGCGGCGATCGACGCGCGGTCCTCGAGCGCCGGTACCTCGGGGTCACCGTCGACGACCGCGCGCTCGAGGGCCGACAGCCGCCGTTCGATCCGTTCGATGTCGCTCATGGCGAGCGTTGCCCCGCGATCACGGATAAACCCCCGACCGAGTTCGTTCGGTACCGCCCAGCGAGTCGATGAACGAGTCGTTTCTGCCGGTAAACGTGACGTTCCGTCGGGTGAGTTCAGCTGAATCCGGGGTAACCGACGAAACGGTCGACCCGGTATATCATCTGTGGCGGGCAACGATCGATCGACGAGTTCGATGGCGAGTCCCCCCTCCCTCGACGATCGACGATCCGCGGGCTCGAACGTTTCGGACGACCGTCCCGACGAGGATCACGGCGTCCTCGAGCGCGCCGTCCCGAGACTGGCGACGCCGATCCGCGCCGTCGGGTTCTGGGCGGCGATCGTTCTCCCCGCAGCCTACCTCCCCTTGCTCGCGACCGGTCTCTCCTCGGGGCTCGAGGGCGGACTCTTTCTCGGCCTGCTCGCCGGCAACCTGCTGGCGCTGTACGTCGGCCACGCGCATCGCCGGTAGGGTCTGCCTACTCGCCCGCCTCGCGCGACCGGACCTGTCCCAGTTCCCGGCGGATCGCTCGGCGTTTCACGAGGAGGAAGCCGCCAATGATGATACCGAAGCCGATTAGCGCGGCGGCGTCGACGACCTCGCCGAGGTAGAGCCAGCCGACCACGGCCGCGACGATCGGGGCGACGTAGGAGACCATGTTGATCTCGACGGCACCCAGCCGCTCGAGCAGTTCGAAGTAGATGAGAAAGCCGACGGCACTGGCACCCACCGAGAGGTACGCGAGCGCACCGATCGCCTCGGGGTGGGCCCAGGCGGTCGGGACGATCGGTTCCCCGAGCGCGAGGCTTACGAGGTGTAACAGCGCTGCGCCGCCGAGCATCGACCAGGCCTCCATCGTCTCGATCGGGAGGTCGGCGTCGATCCGGCGGGTGAGGACGCTGCCGAGGGCAAAGGCCAGCGCGGCACAGAAGACCAGCCCCTTGGCGACGGCGTCCGTCGCGAGCAGGCCGCCCGGATCGGGGCGGACGACGATGGCGACGCCGACGAGTCCGACGACGACGCCGACGAGACCGACGGGCGAGAGCGCGTCCGAGGGGACCAGCGCTCGCGCGAACCCAGTACTCAGGACCGGCGAGAGACTCACTACGATGGCGGCCGCCGCGGCGGTCGTGTGCAACTGGCCGACGAACAGGAAGGCGTGGTAGGCCGCGATCAGGAGTCCGGCACCGACGGCGACCTGCCACCAGCCGGCGCGGTCGCGCGGGCGCCAGTCGGCGACGACGGCCGCGTATGCGAGCATCAGGACGCCGGCGACGTCGTATCGCAGCGCCGCGAACAGTATCGGCGGGAGATGCGAGAG containing:
- a CDS encoding ATPase, T2SS/T4P/T4SS family, translated to MLQNPPGRLRSVVDRVDGTLLDLGGRFDSWGDEPAAQCTCRTASEGETLRIDASDCHGRLESAVPCRRTAIEALTDSEANAIVVRSNGLERRYDDRGVALLGSAGRFVALLGDRADRLASAAARDPLAVGEELRTRVGPIADIGVESGLVAAAERAESYESTLTATVGLTIGQYFVDRSIDEGARLVDARSLPTGSEARIYDRPDETPRYALEVVDTTLSNSDRRLLLAGYEAIAEGVVEGDRAGSRAIEHANGEPANTKLANVLTKHTAGYGILEDLFADPRVTDVFVTSPVSANPIRVVVDGESMPTNVSLTRAGVQALASRVRRTSGRAFSRASPTVDATAALENGTGIRVAGVTEPVADGIAFAFRERPDERFTLPALVANGTMPAAAAALLSVVVERNAAALIAGTRGSGKTTLLGTLLYELPPATRTVLIEDTPELPVETLQSVGRDVQALRTGTGDGPEIDPAEALRTALRLGDGALVVGEIRGEEAGVLYEAMRVGANANAVLGTIHGDGAADVAERVVADLGVEHSSFAATDLIVTVQTHRTPDGRSRRLAAIEEVIDDGDTPRFESLYELEGERAVATGRIDRGESRLINRLAGPTEAYADVRRALTSRTDLLSRLAVEGRTSPRAVTRAYADRTGG
- a CDS encoding DUF7311 family protein; the encoded protein is MNRYVVAAVLTVALAVLAAPAIDRGATLNTHRQVETGIASIDDAATDLVETEEPSPDGHPNPRRVVELPLQRDSLTTVSVDHVRIVPRADQRATVVRYALADGRTRETVIDERIVGNDPDGTAPLEVRGRGEIRVALTLRTDADGDPVVVASRL
- a CDS encoding DUF7310 family coiled-coil domain-containing protein, yielding MSDIERIERRLSALERAVVDGDPEVPALEDRASIAADLETAVERLEAHDRRLADLEGRVDALEGAVGGGDAADVAVERRANAAVAAVDRLEYRIDGLEQTLEGTRDRTDPRPGVEPGDEGTRERAVATETVEERAERDAGEGRSSAASTDAAGESGERHDVERTVEAIVSPADDGARATPVGSGSDADDRSSSEPVTDDRSSDGSPSDDEADGTAAADGADEGGGLLGSIRDRLP
- a CDS encoding DMT family transporter, producing MSRYRTLSLFLVLAALWGSAFVAISAGLSHLPPILFAALRYDVAGVLMLAYAAVVADWRPRDRAGWWQVAVGAGLLIAAYHAFLFVGQLHTTAAAAAIVVSLSPVLSTGFARALVPSDALSPVGLVGVVVGLVGVAIVVRPDPGGLLATDAVAKGLVFCAALAFALGSVLTRRIDADLPIETMEAWSMLGGAALLHLVSLALGEPIVPTAWAHPEAIGALAYLSVGASAVGFLIYFELLERLGAVEINMVSYVAPIVAAVVGWLYLGEVVDAAALIGFGIIIGGFLLVKRRAIRRELGQVRSREAGE